The genomic window ATCGCTTACTGTGCAGTATTCTCAATTCTCTAGAAGAGCAAATTGAAGAACTCGCCGCCGATCCTTTTGATGATGAATTGCTAGATGAATTTCAGGAATATTTACAACAGTGTAAAGCAGACCTTAAACAAGCTCAAATTACTTTTCGTTCCTTACCTAATCCTCCCAGTCTAGCTAGAGCCGCAGCTCATCTCTACTACAGCCTCAGTCAAGTGGGAGATGGATTAGAAGAGTTGGCTTACTTTCCCTTGAACTATGATGAGCGTTATCTGCACACTGGGCAAGAACTATTCCGCATCGCCACAAGATTGCATTGTGAAGCGCAAGCATCTGTGGAGTAGTGATGACTCCTTTCTATAATTCTAGGGCAGAAGCTAAGGCTCAATGCTGCCTTTCCTTTGATTGTGGCAGAAAATACGCGATCGCTGCATCCCCTAAACCTTGTGTGGAGATCGCACCTGCACTTGCAGCCAGCACGCTACCAAACCCAGGTATAAATTTTAAAGCAATATCTGCAATACCAATCATACCAGCATTTGCTCCAACACCTACTCCTCCAGTTACAAGAGAATCTTTGAGAATCTGTTCTGAAAACTCCTTTCCACTGAGCCAGCCAATATACATAACCATAAAAGTTTGAATCGTAACCACTACTGGTATTGCTGCACCTGGAATAGGATTTGCAGAAACAAAACCACACAAGGCAGTACAAGCGGTAACAACTATCCTAGCAACATGGAGTTGAAATTTTGTAATCTGCGCCATCCGTGATAAAGAGCCGTGTATCTCTTTAGGCGTGTAGTTGATCATTTTTTCTACTAATTCAGTAATATTCCACCGATCGTCTTCTTCAGAAAGAATTAAACCGTTTTCCCCATCTTCGTATTCAGCATATGCAACAGTGGGAATAACATCTTTGACAGATTCCCTTAATCCTGGTCTTGCTTTCAAAAAGGCAAGAAAACTTTTAACTTGTTCCTGAATATTGCGGTTTTTTGTTTCGTTGTCAGTGGGTAACGAAACTTTTGGAGGTGATACTTCATCACATTTTGTTAAAACTCCAATCACAGGTAAATCGCGCCGATACAGTTTCTTTATTTCTCCAACGATTAATTCACACTCATCAAGATCGTTGTGAGCAGCAGCATGAACCTCTGTTGCTTTACATAAGAAGAGAATGACATCTGGGCAATCTTTTTTTACAGCTTGCATGATGCTTTCATAAGGCGTTTTTGCCGCATCATATTGTCTGGGTGCTTGAGACTCCTGTAAACCTCTTGTGTCTAATATATGGAGTACATCACTACCATGATGGTAGTATTTCTTCCACTCAGCCATACCTGTTTCTGGTTTTGTATGGCTGACTTTTGCAACCTTTAAACCACAAATGGCGTTAATTAATGATGATTTACCGGATCTAGAACGACCAATTACCATGATTCGTGGTGGACGCATTCCTTGGATAACAGAGCGTAAATTGTCCAATTTTTGCTGTAGTTCTTCCTTAAATCCGAATAATCCAGGCAGTGTGTTCACGATCTTTAGCAGTTCTGTTACCAGAGATTCGTTACGGTTCAATGCTTCGGAGTTAGTCATATTTAAAATTCCTAGTCTGACATTCATTCTTCTTATGGATATGGATATGATTCCCATAACTACAGGCAAAGAATTAGTTTATGCTGTAAATAGTGAAAGATTAAGAAATTTTAAATTCTGCTCCCAGTGTACTCATGCAATGTATTGTAAATCGCCGCGCTCAGTTTTCGGCAAGCCATCGCTATTGGTTGCCAGAATTGAGTCCAGCCGAAAATATTGAGAAATTTGGTGCTTGCTCTAAATTTCCTGGACATGGACACAACTATGTCTTATTTGTCTCTATGGCTGGAGAACTTGATGAATATGGTATGGTGTTGAACTTGTCTGACGTGAAACACGTAATTAAAAGCGAAGTTACCAGCCAATTGGACTTTTCTTATCTCAATGATGTCTGGGCAGACTTTCAGCAAACTTTGCCTACGACCGAGAATATTGCACGGGTTATTTGGCAGCGACTAGCACCCCACTTACCACTAGTCCGCATACAGTTGTTTGAACATCCTGAACTTTGGGCAGATTACATAGGAAACGGAATGGAAGCTTACCTAACTATTAGCACTCACTTTAGCGCAGCCCATCGGCTAGCACATCCTCAACTCAGTGATCAAGATAATGCTGAGATTTACGGTAAATGCGCTCGTCCCCACGGACACGGACATAATTACCACTTGGAAGTAACTGTTAAAGGTGAAATTGATCAGCGTACTGGGATGATTGCCGATTTAGGTGCTTTAAATCAGGCGATAGATGATCATGTGCTAGAAGCATTTGACCACAGCTTTTTAAACAAAGATATTCCTTACTTTGCAGAGGTTGTACCAACTGCTGAGAATATCGCTCTGTATATTAGTAATTTACTGCGATCGCCTGTACAAAACCTAGGTGCAAAGCTACACAAGATAAAACTCATCGAAAGCCCAAATAACTCCTGCGAGATTTACTGCACGGATGCTGAATCTAACACTGTTA from Nostoc sp. UHCC 0870 includes these protein-coding regions:
- a CDS encoding GTPase family protein; the encoded protein is MTNSEALNRNESLVTELLKIVNTLPGLFGFKEELQQKLDNLRSVIQGMRPPRIMVIGRSRSGKSSLINAICGLKVAKVSHTKPETGMAEWKKYYHHGSDVLHILDTRGLQESQAPRQYDAAKTPYESIMQAVKKDCPDVILFLCKATEVHAAAHNDLDECELIVGEIKKLYRRDLPVIGVLTKCDEVSPPKVSLPTDNETKNRNIQEQVKSFLAFLKARPGLRESVKDVIPTVAYAEYEDGENGLILSEEDDRWNITELVEKMINYTPKEIHGSLSRMAQITKFQLHVARIVVTACTALCGFVSANPIPGAAIPVVVTIQTFMVMYIGWLSGKEFSEQILKDSLVTGGVGVGANAGMIGIADIALKFIPGFGSVLAASAGAISTQGLGDAAIAYFLPQSKERQH
- a CDS encoding 6-carboxytetrahydropterin synthase, with the translated sequence MQCIVNRRAQFSASHRYWLPELSPAENIEKFGACSKFPGHGHNYVLFVSMAGELDEYGMVLNLSDVKHVIKSEVTSQLDFSYLNDVWADFQQTLPTTENIARVIWQRLAPHLPLVRIQLFEHPELWADYIGNGMEAYLTISTHFSAAHRLAHPQLSDQDNAEIYGKCARPHGHGHNYHLEVTVKGEIDQRTGMIADLGALNQAIDDHVLEAFDHSFLNKDIPYFAEVVPTAENIALYISNLLRSPVQNLGAKLHKIKLIESPNNSCEIYCTDAESNTVSAVQNQPVLARI